The following coding sequences lie in one Homalodisca vitripennis isolate AUS2020 chromosome X, UT_GWSS_2.1, whole genome shotgun sequence genomic window:
- the LOC124368617 gene encoding uncharacterized protein LOC124368617, whose amino-acid sequence MWIFVPLTISIIATASGYVATVDAQPYWSYQGYPGSPSYNGWSAPTGNEELGLLQMVSRRRNDKCRLWGGIDEVSGIPGLRNGIQYSYFDIIKATMNEMFDNFGIDRRDAYIYADNMCTRNSERISLLPDREVVNMLCSHVHETVDKEKF is encoded by the exons ATGTGGATTTTTGTACCTTTGACAATCTCGATAATCGCTACTGCTTCCGGATATGTGGCAACAGTGGACGCACAACCTTATTGGAGTTATCAG GGTTATCCTGGGAGTCCCTCCTACAACGGCTGGAGTGCTCCAACTGGGAATGAAGAGCTTGGGTTGCTACAAATGGTTTCCAGACGGCGTAATGACAAATGTCGACTGTGGGGTGGAATAGATGAGGTCTCCGGCATTCCAGGATTAAGAAATGGTATTCAATATTCATATTTCGACATCATAAAGGCAACCATGAATGAAATGTTTGACAACTTTGGAATTGACAGAAGAGACGCATACATATACGCTGATAATATGTGTACCAGGAATTCAGAGAGGATATCATTACTACCCGACAGAGAGGTGGTGAACATGCTTTGCTCTCATGTTCATGAGACAGTGGacaaggaaaaattttaa